One segment of Setaria viridis chromosome 4, Setaria_viridis_v4.0, whole genome shotgun sequence DNA contains the following:
- the LOC117853323 gene encoding uncharacterized protein translates to MASISLSNCVLLHANGFHGNFLLRNATTAMAFTSQGTSIGASLSCPERPLLPTILFVECSGVDFTSEPPRIVRAVENIILFSVLIGPRLPDLSPCDYDYFVYRVGEVPSLQRLPSPLPTFQDEDAGLLRCGDDDFIVAALIATNKSGVYDLHRFDSRTWTWSQEVVPLVAPQAAFPFKITMNSIRLGYHLTSTVITIGGEGGTMGWVDLWRGILICDVLHRKPELRGVPLPVPMELLTCNNGRGADIGGCGKSLRGIAVINQSLRFVHLEAIVSTTFKTLPTDSDSDEETAVPHSLMSDWVITTWSNSKMSTSWDDWIKDCEAKASHTTIQSKPKSKMLNSGLLSPEGANQVRALQNLWVSHPAPGINDDVVYLLARVRFRDPKAFVIALDARKNVLLGSAEFATEKKRGDGVMYFPSNISKYIAPEARVLPITTGDEDGWEESSLHEGTENVEFPSLPFDYPGFRIV, encoded by the exons ATGGCTAGCATCTCGCTCTCCAACTGCGTCCTCCTCCACGCCAATGGCTTCCACGGCAACTTCTTACTCCGTAAtgccaccaccgccatggcCTTCACCAGTCAGGGGACCAGCATCGGGGCATCCTTAAGCTGCCCCGAGCGTCCGCTGCTCCCCACAATCCTCTTTGTGGAATGCTCGGGCGTTGACTTCACCAGCGAGCCCCCACGCATCGTCCGCGCGGTTGAAAACATCATCCTCTTCAGCGTTCTCATCGGCCCTCGCCTCCCAGACCTCTCGCCGTGCGACTACGACTACTTCGTCTACCGGGTCGGGGAGGTTCCGTCGCTTCAGCGGCTGCCGTCCCCGCTTCCCACCTTCCAAGACGAGGATGCAGGCCTCCTTCGCTGCGGGGACGACGACTTCATCGTCGCCGCGTTGATAGCTACAAACAAATCTGGCGTGTACGATCTCCACCGCTTCGACTCCAGGACTTGGACCTGGAGCCAGGAGGTGGTGCCATTGGTGGCGCCGCAGGCTGCGTTCCCCTTCAAGATCACCATGAACTCAATCCGGCTTGGTTACCATCTCACGTCCACCGTAATCACCATCGGAGGCGAAGGTGGCACGATGGGCTGGGTCGATCTCTGGCGTGGCATCCTGATCTGCGACGTGCTCCACCGGAAGCCCGAGCTCCGTGGTGTGCCCCTGCCGGTGCCGATGGAGCTGCTGACATGCAACAATGGTCGGGGGGCTGACATAGGAGGCTGCGGAAAATCCCTCCGCGGGATTGCCGTCATCAATCAAAGCCTCAGGTTTGTTCATTTGGAAGCCATCGTCTCCACCACCTTCAAGACTCTGCCTACCGATAGCGACAGCGATGAAGAAACAGCCGTTCCTCACTCACTCATGTCTGACTGGGTGATCACGACATGGAGCAACTCCAAGATGAGTACCTCGTGGGATGACTGGATCAAGGACTGCGAGGCCAAAGCATCGCACACCACGATCCAGAGCAAGCCCAAGTCAAAGATGCTCAACTCTGGATTGCTGTCACCTGAAGGAGCAAATCAAGTGCGAGCCTTGCAGAACCTCTGGGTGTCCCACCCAGCTCCTGGCATCAATGATGATGTCGTTTACTTGCTTGCCAGAGTCAGATTCCGGGACCCGAAGGCATTCGTTATCGCTCTTGATGCGAGGAAGAATGTTCTGCTAGGCTCAGCTGAGTTTGCCACTGAAAAGAAACGCGGTGATGGCGTCATGTATTTCCCAAGTAACATCTCAAAGTACATCGCCCCAGAGGCTAGGGTTCTTCCTATTACCACAG GTGATGAAGATGGCTGGGAGGAGTCAAGCCTGCATGAAGGCACTGAAAATGTAGAGTTTCCTAGTTTACCATTCGATTACCCTGGCTTCAGGATTGTATGA
- the LOC140222675 gene encoding uncharacterized protein: protein MGGKGGGGGGKGGGGGKGGGGGKGGGGGRAGGMMKAPGGDGGYISRSGFESNPQGYFQGLHQGAK from the exons ATGGGCGGCAAAggaggcgggggtggcggcaagggtggtggaggtgggaagggcggtggcggaggcaagggtggtggaggtg gccgcgccGGTGGGATGATGAAGgcgcccggcggcgacggcggctacATCTCCCGCTCCGGCTTCGAGTCCAACCCCCAGGGATACTTCCAGGGCCTCCACCAGGGAGCCAAGTAG
- the LOC117853874 gene encoding uncharacterized protein, with product MGHGTTEQRGAPAFKCHLDDKEPNPIASRDPALTVARRWSLTMSMSKLAAAGDGWADLPRDLLESVLARLPVPDRLRFPAVCTAWQSAAATGASGSNAPLSPWLMLPINPTARGRPRRGGGGDARFLSLAEGRAYAIRQPASAVSEHVCVGSSPDGWLITADASSELHLLNPVTGAQVQLPSVATLPFVDATRGADGCVESYSLRRCFADDDCGDEVLIPPETLAPDRLRYEVYEKAIVVSAPRRLASPSGETWGGYALVLICQPLSRVAVARAGDAGWTLLDTPARCWVDAVRAAGADGVVYAMDTAGRVEAWDMDVTPAPAPSRVAIAPPCRCSARACAMSAACRRYLVELAPGHLLQVHRLRGAAHAGYTWEPRPEHVEYATTGAELFEWRAAGAGGGGRWARVDGEGASRVLGGRALFLGKSASLCVPVDCSGSGGELRGNRVYFTDDGPWSHERCHEVAPDVGVLDLADGSYRPPRGAARDLLWKWPPPVWVFPSLAS from the coding sequence ATGGGCCACGGCACGACGGAACAGCGAGGAGCGCCGGCGTTTAAGTGCCATCTCGACGACAAAGAACCCAACCCAATCGCCTCACGCGATCCTGCTCTCACCGTAGCGCGCCGCTGGTCGCTAACAATGTCCATGAgcaagctcgccgccgccggcgacggctggGCCGACCTCCCTCGCGACCTCCTCGAGTCCGTCCTCGCCCGCCTCCCCGTGCCGGACCGTCTCCGCTTCCCCGCCGTCTGCACCGCGTGGCagtcggccgccgccaccggcgcctccGGAAGCAACGCGCCGTTGTCGCCGTGGCTCATGCTCCCCATCAACCCGACCGCGCGCGGGCGcccgcggcgtggcggcggcggcgacgccaggTTCCTGAGCCTGGCGGAGGGCAGGGCCTACGCCATCCGGCAGCCGGCGTCGGCCGTCTCCGAGCACGTCTGCGTCGGCTCGTCGCCCGACGGATGGCTCATCACCGCCGACGCCAGCTCGGAGCTGCATCTCTTGAACCCAGTCACCGGCGCGCAGGTCCAGCTGCCGTCCGTCGCCACGCTCCCGTTCGTCGACGCCACCCGCGGCGCGGACGGTTGTGTGGAAAGCTACAGCCTCCGGCGCTGCTTCGCCGACGACGACTGCGGCGACGAGGTGCTGATCCCGCCGGAGACGCTCGCGCCCGACAGGCTCCGGTACGAGGTCTACGAGAAGGCCATCGTCGtgtccgcgccgcggcggctggcCTCGCCGTCGGGGGAGACATGGGGCGGCTACGCCTTGGTGCTCATCTGCCAGCCCCTGTCCCGTGTCGCCGTCGCCCGAGCAGGGGACGCGGGATGGACCCTGCTCGACACGCCCGCGCGCTGCTGGGTCGACGCCGTGCGCGCGGCCGGAGCCGACGGGGTGGTCTACGCGATGGACACCGCGGGGCGCGTCGAGGCATGGGACATGGAcgtgacgccggcgccggcgccgtcccggGTGGCGATCGCACCGCCGTGCCGCTGCTCGGCGCGCGCGTGCGCCATGTCGGCGGCGTGTCGCAGGTACCTCGTGGAGCTCGCGCCGGGGCACCTTCTCCAGGTGCACCGCCTCCGCGGAGCGGCGCACGCGGGGTACACCTGGGAGCCCCGGCCGGAGCACGTGGAGTACGCGACCACCGGCGCCGAGCTCTTCGAGTGGAGAGCcgccggcgcgggaggcggtggccggtgggcgcGGGTGGACGGCGAGGGCGCCAGCCGCGTCCTGGGCGGGCGCGCGCTGTTCCTGGGTAAGAGCGCGTCGCTGTGCGTCCCGGTGGactgcagcggcagcggcggcgagctgaGGGGCAACCGCGTGTACTTCACCGACGACGGGCCGTGGTCGCACGAGCGGTGCCACGAGGTGGCGCCGGACGTGGGGGTGCTGGACCTCGCCGACGGGAGCTaccggccgccgcgcggcgcggcgcgggaccTGCTCTGGAAGTGGCCGCCCCCGGTGTGGGTGTTCCCTTCGCTCGCCAGCTGA
- the LOC117851754 gene encoding beta-1,2-xylosyltransferase XYXT1, with product MKPAARSKKQGRGAFCNLPLLLLIGAIQFLVIYSPAIDRYMVMITNGKPGFPSLLLDGRRGFKLVEEEFIPEPRVVCDFADPRSDVCELEGAIRIRGSTSEVFVVAPGGGGAANVTGLGAGMNATSWRIQPYTRKGEARVMRGITELTVRVVAAGEAPACTVRHDVPAVVYSNGGYCGNYYHDFNDNIIPLFITSRHLGGEVQLLVTQKQQWWFHKYREIVDGLTNYEAVDLGGDGAGEVRCFRRATLGLRSHKDLSIDPRRSPRNLSMVDFKRFLMWRYALPREHAIRTDDDDEPGRKPRMLIIARQSRRRFMNLPEIVALAEEVGFDVTTSDVMSPPKKTTTSGAGSGSAAAGDEGHARMADASALVNSFDAMVAVHGSGLTNLMFLPMNAVVVQVVPLGRMESLAMDEYGVPPRDMNMRYLQYNITAEESTLSDAYPRTHPVLLDPMPIHKQSWSLVKDIYLGQQDVRLDLRRFRPVLEKVIRLLR from the exons AtgaagccggcggcgaggagcaagAAGCAGGGCAGGGGAGCCTTCTGCAAcctcccgctgctgctcctcatcGGGGCCATTCAGTTCTTGGTCATCTACTCCCCCGCCATTGATCGATACATGGTGATGATCACAAATG GCAAGCCTGGGTTTCCATCGCTGCTGCTGGATGGCAGGAGAGGATTTAAAttggtggaggaggagttcATCCCGGAGCCCCGCGTGGTGTGCGACTTCGCGGACCCGAGGTCGGACGTGTGCGAGCTGGAGGGCGCCATCCGCATCCGCGGGAGCACGTCGGAGGTGTTCGTGGtggcccccggcggcggcggtgcggcgaaCGTGACGGGTCTCGGCGCCGGCATGAACGCCACGAGCTGGAGGATCCAGCCCTACACCCGCAAGGGCGAGGCCCGCGTGATGCGCGGCATCACGGAGCTGACGGTGCGcgtggtggccgccggcgaggccccggCGTGCACGGTGCGGCACGACGTGCCGGCGGTGGTGTACTCGAACGGCGGCTACTGCGGCAACTACTACCACGACTTCAACGACAACATCATCCCGCTGTTCATCACGTCGCGGCACCtgggcggcgaggtgcagctGCTGGTGACGCAGAAGCAGCAGTGGTGGTTCCACAAGTACCGGGAGATCGTGGACGGGTTGACCAACTACGAGGCGGTggacctcggcggcgacggcgccggcgaggtgcgGTGCTTCCGGCGCGCCACCCTGGGGCTCCGCAGCCACAAGGACCTGAGCATCgacccgcgccgctcgccgcgcaaCCTGTCCATGGTCGACTTCAAGCGCTTCCTCATGTGGCGGTACGCGCTGCCGCGGGAGCACGCCATCcgcaccgacgacgacgacgagccagGGCGGAAGCCGCGGATGCTGATCATCGCGCGGCAGTCGCGGCGGCGCTTCATGAACCTCCCCGAGATCGTGGCGCTGGCGGAGGAGGTCGGGTTCGACGTGACGACGTCGGACGTGATGTCGCCGCCCAAGAAGACGACCACCAGTGGCGCCGGCtcagggtcggcggcggcgggggacgaGGGTCACGCGCGGATGGCGGACGCGTCTGCGCTGGTGAACTCGTTCGACGCGATGGTGGCGGTGCACGGGTCGGGCCTGACGAACCTGATGTTCCTGCCGATGAAcgcggtggtggtgcaggtggtGCCGCTGGGGCGGATGGAGAGCCTCGCCATGGACGAGTACGGGGTGCCGCCGCGGGACATGAACATGCGGTACCTGCAGTACAACATCACGGCGGAGGAGAGCACGCTGTCGGATGCGTACCCGCGGACGCACCCCGTGCTCCTCGACCCCATGCCCATCCACAAGCAGAGCTGGTCCCTCGTCAAGGACATCTACCTCGGCCAGCAGGATGTCAGGCTCGACCTCCGCCGCTTCAGGCCCGTACTCGAGAAGGTCATCCGGCTGCTCCGGTGA